The segment CACTCATCTCTTCAATACTTAATGAGCTTGAAGCTAAGATATCATATTGATCGCCATTTGTCCTAATATCTAGAGCCAAAGCGGAGATTTTCGCACTATCATCACGCTTAATTACTTGCTCATCTTTATAGCTATAACGGCCATAATCACAGATGAAATAGCCATTTACGCTACTCTCTCTAGGTCTAAATCTATAAATTTTGCTATCTTGATATTTTGCTTTATTGCTATCGATCCATATAGCACATCCCCTTTCGCACCCTTGGCAGATTGCGGGGGTCTTTTGTAGGTGCCAAACTCGCTTTTTAAATCTAAAATCAGCCGAAGTCATAGCTCCTACTGGACAGATATCTACTATATTTCCTGCGTATGGATTGTCTATTTTCTTGCCATTCATTAGCATTATATGGCTATGCTCACCACGGCCACCCACGGCTAATTCATTAGTTTGGGTACATATTTGAGTAAATCTCACACACCTTCTACAAAGCACACATCTCTCTTCATCATGGACTACCAAAGAGCCAAGATCCTCTCTTTTGCCTTTTTTTACCTTATCGGCTAGACTTACTTTGGAGTCTTGTAGATCAAATTTCATATAATAATCTTGTAAATCACACTCACCAGCTTGATCGCACACAGGACAATCAAGCGGATGATTAATAAACTCAAGCTCTAAAATTCCACGCTGAACAGCCCTTGTAAGCTCGCTATTTATCTTGATCTCCATACCATCTTTTATAGGTGTATCACATGCTATTTGGGGGCGTTTTTGACCTACTACTTCTATTAGGCACATTCTACAATTACCACTTACGCCAAGCGCTTCATGATAGCAAAAGTGCGGAATTTCAATATTATGCTTTTTTAGCTCGGTGATTAGATTGCCCTTTTCATTTACGCTAAATTTCTCGCCATCAACTATAATCTCTACCATATTTTAATCCTTACAAAGCGCTAAAAACTCATCTTCAAATTTGGTTATAAAGCCTATGATTACATCTTTTACCGCTGGAGCAAATACACAAATTGTCTTTCCATCTAGCATAAAGCAGATATCTTTTAATATTTGTAGAT is part of the Campylobacter lanienae NCTC 13004 genome and harbors:
- a CDS encoding 2Fe-2S iron-sulfur cluster-binding protein, whose product is MVEIIVDGEKFSVNEKGNLITELKKHNIEIPHFCYHEALGVSGNCRMCLIEVVGQKRPQIACDTPIKDGMEIKINSELTRAVQRGILELEFINHPLDCPVCDQAGECDLQDYYMKFDLQDSKVSLADKVKKGKREDLGSLVVHDEERCVLCRRCVRFTQICTQTNELAVGGRGEHSHIMLMNGKKIDNPYAGNIVDICPVGAMTSADFRFKKRVWHLQKTPAICQGCERGCAIWIDSNKAKYQDSKIYRFRPRESSVNGYFICDYGRYSYKDEQVIKRDDSAKISALALDIRTNGDQYDILASSSLSIEEMSALKILANEFNMGLYGFSDFRDESFKDEIGLKLRVPNKTANRVGLNKLGIDKNLDKKSKNLIVFHLGRDFEFINKFEFDNLIKIGSNSDADIVCASSYHRDGHTLNIDEKLRFSKGAFEPLSPKICDIIAEFIGRRVEFDMSILKAFA